In Spodoptera frugiperda isolate SF20-4 chromosome 1, AGI-APGP_CSIRO_Sfru_2.0, whole genome shotgun sequence, the following are encoded in one genomic region:
- the LOC118273744 gene encoding protein unzipped yields the protein MKKNRNCQSGWWVVLLTATLAVQVSAEAGVGLYNSKLKQVTTSSTLRWTSLKKESMSNYVVGAESDQGPIYLCRARHEGDMILGQLKPDYTSCAVSGSKSYNIFEVLENIENASLINWIPWFRFHAKPSGGVVVDSSVDSVFIGRMKAPSGFSHYIGRIAYENVIGQLITFDDKNNEIIENSGEILKEIEPVSYKLENVVLHRDTEHVRQSEPEVFEERILKNEDEVAATVTTEIEYGYNYTLSWDYGHGIAIGLNTTIELEDGTLFPQIQWANPYTESRPKLLYKLEKHLEPGTACNVTFRGNLTNRDVQYTATLVTYYKDNDSRSRQMRGQRIENTLEVEAIYGEIYFLANNTLVPTTTTTTTTTTTTTTTPPPETAPPAPEENDVAAMKKPDQPEQMDSSDFNESGEGMTKGSVPKEDIKKSVVGGLGSNPTGSATMKIVTFTLFIPAIILLL from the exons ATGAAGAAAAACAGAAACTGTCAGAGTGGATGGTGGGTGGTGCTACTGACTGCCACGCTTGCGGTCCAAGTGTCGGCTGAAGCAGGAGTTGGCTTGTACAACTCGAAGCTGAAACAAGTCACCACATCAAGCACCTTGAGGTGGACCAGTCTCAAGAAAGAATCCATGAGCAACTATGTCGTTGGAGCTGAATCAGACCAAG GTCCGATATATCTTTGCCGAGCACGTCATGAAGGTGACATGATTCTGGGACAACTGAAACCAGACTACACGTCTTGCGCTGTATCAGGAAGTAAGAGTTATAATATATTCGAGGTgcttgaaaatattgaaaatgcgTCTTTGATCAATTGGATACCCTGGTTTAGGTTTCACGCCAAACCAAGTGGTGGAGTAGTAGTCGATTCCTCTGTGGATTCAGTTTTTATTGGCAGGATGAAAGCCCCCAGTGGATTTTCTCATTACATCGGAAGAATTGCGTATGAAAATGTTATCGGCCAATTAATAACTTTTGACGATAAGAATAACGAAATAATAGAAAACAGCGGTGAAATACTAAAAGAAATTGAACCTGTAAGTTACAAGTTAGAGAATGTGGTATTGCACCGAGATACGGAACATGTACGTCAGTCAGAGCCTGAAGTCTTTGAAGAGCGAATTCTAAAGAATGAGGACGAGGTTGCCGCAACCGTAACAACAGAAATCGAATACGGTTACAATTATACGTTATCATGGGATTACGGACATGGTATAGCCATTGGACTAAATACAACCATTGAATTGGAGGACGGCACGTTGTTTCCGCAAATACAATGGGCGAACCCATACACTGAGTCGAGGCCCAAGTTATTATACAAACTCGAAAAACATCTAGAACCTGGAACAGCATGTAACGTAACTTTCAGAGGTAATCTCACCAATCGTGACGTACAGTATACTGCGACATTGGTCACTTATTACAAAGATAACGACTCCCGATCGAGACAAATGAGAGGTCAACGTATTGAGAATACTTTAGAAGTAGAAGCTATTTATGGAGAAATTTATTTCCTTGCAAACAACACATTGGTGCCAACAACGACCACAACCACTACCACTACGACCACCACGACGACGACGCCTCCACCTGAGACTGCGCCACCAGCGCCTGAAGAAAATGACGTGGCCGCTATGAAAAAGCCAGATCAGCCTGAACAGATGGATAGCAGTGACTTTAATGAAAGCGGCGAAGGCATGACTAAGGGCTCTGTGCCAAAAGAAGATATTAAAAAGTCGGTAGTGGGTGGACTCGGCAGCAACCCTACTGGATCAGCTACTATGAAAATTGTTACATTCACGTTATTTATCCCAGCGATCATACTTTTACTTTAG